A region of uncultured Desulfobacter sp. DNA encodes the following proteins:
- a CDS encoding ATP-binding protein: MEEETIFADNAKLRRFAEKTLEETAIDNDDLSEKSPENIASMVHELRVHQIELEMQNEELRRIQGELEKTQNRYSHLYDFSPVGYFSISEKGVIKEANLTISSMLKRDRGALIGKPLTQFVLKDDQDIYYKCKQHLLKTEAPQVCELRLLSDNRHEFHARLECLIITTKDDSMGEIRIAVSDVTELKLKENELRNSRHKFMSMVENIGIGVSLISSRMEVLELNRQMRKWFPAVDTATRPICFKVYNDPPGDTVCGWCPTHKTLQDGKVHKSTTSTPTASGIRNYRITSSPIVDSEGKITAAIEMVDDITEQLYLEKQLHQAQKMESIGNLAGGIAHDFNNILFSVIGFTELALDEAAKGSTMEDSLQEVHAAGKRAKELVSQILSFARKSNEEIKPVNLGKIVRESLKLIRSSVPSDIEIRKIIDSSSLVLGNSTLLQQVLMNLAINATDSMEANGGILDVCVSDVTVDQSFAEKHDLPGPDDYVKITVSDTGRGIPPDKIQLIFEPYYTTKDLGKGTGLGLASVYGTVKKYGGTITVESQPDQGTVFTILLPVSGKENAVQPYQPEALPRGVEKILFVDDELPIVKMGQQVLERLGYEVTTKTSSIEALELFQEKPNEFDLVITDMTMPDLTGEKLAVELMKVRRNIPVIICTGYSKKISDEKASEFGIKAFAYKPMVKSDLAKTVRKVLDDAKG; the protein is encoded by the coding sequence ATGGAAGAAGAAACAATTTTTGCCGACAATGCCAAACTGAGGCGTTTTGCTGAAAAGACCCTGGAAGAAACAGCCATCGACAACGACGATCTTTCGGAAAAATCCCCTGAAAACATTGCCTCTATGGTCCATGAGCTTCGTGTTCACCAGATCGAACTTGAGATGCAAAACGAGGAACTCAGACGCATTCAAGGGGAGCTTGAAAAGACGCAAAACCGATATTCACATCTGTATGACTTTTCGCCGGTCGGGTATTTTTCAATCAGTGAAAAGGGGGTTATCAAAGAGGCCAACCTAACCATCTCATCCATGTTAAAAAGGGATCGGGGAGCCTTGATCGGAAAGCCTCTTACCCAATTTGTCCTGAAGGATGATCAAGATATTTACTATAAATGTAAGCAGCACCTTTTGAAAACAGAGGCGCCCCAGGTTTGCGAGCTGCGGCTGCTGTCAGATAACAGACACGAATTTCATGCCCGCTTGGAATGCTTGATCATAACAACCAAGGACGACAGTATGGGTGAGATCCGGATAGCGGTCAGCGATGTCACTGAGTTAAAATTGAAGGAAAATGAACTTAGGAACAGCCGGCACAAATTCATGTCGATGGTGGAAAATATCGGAATCGGCGTGTCGCTGATCAGTTCCAGAATGGAGGTACTGGAATTAAATCGACAGATGCGTAAATGGTTCCCTGCGGTTGATACAGCAACCAGGCCGATATGTTTCAAAGTGTATAATGATCCGCCAGGCGACACCGTTTGCGGGTGGTGTCCCACCCATAAAACACTGCAAGACGGAAAAGTGCATAAATCAACAACAAGCACACCAACGGCAAGCGGTATTCGGAATTATCGAATTACATCTTCACCGATTGTGGATTCGGAAGGTAAGATTACGGCAGCCATCGAAATGGTCGATGATATTACCGAGCAACTATATCTTGAAAAACAACTTCACCAAGCACAGAAAATGGAGTCTATCGGCAATCTTGCCGGTGGCATTGCCCATGATTTCAACAATATTTTATTTTCTGTCATCGGATTTACGGAACTGGCTCTTGATGAAGCAGCAAAGGGGTCCACTATGGAGGACAGTTTGCAGGAGGTGCATGCCGCCGGAAAAAGGGCCAAGGAACTGGTCAGTCAGATACTCTCATTTGCAAGGAAAAGCAACGAGGAAATCAAACCTGTCAATCTTGGAAAAATAGTCAGAGAATCGTTGAAGCTGATTCGATCGTCGGTTCCTTCCGATATTGAAATCAGAAAAATAATCGACAGCAGTTCTCTTGTTCTTGGCAATTCAACGCTTCTGCAGCAAGTGCTTATGAATCTTGCCATCAATGCTACGGATTCAATGGAAGCGAATGGCGGAATATTGGACGTTTGCGTATCCGATGTTACCGTTGATCAATCTTTTGCGGAGAAACACGATCTGCCCGGACCGGATGATTATGTAAAAATTACTGTGTCTGATACCGGCAGAGGCATTCCACCGGATAAAATTCAATTGATTTTTGAACCGTACTACACAACCAAGGATTTAGGAAAAGGAACCGGTTTGGGGCTGGCATCGGTGTACGGCACAGTGAAGAAATACGGCGGTACCATAACTGTGGAAAGCCAGCCGGACCAGGGAACCGTCTTTACGATACTGCTGCCGGTCTCTGGAAAAGAAAATGCCGTCCAGCCCTATCAACCCGAAGCACTGCCCCGTGGTGTCGAGAAAATATTGTTTGTCGATGATGAGTTGCCCATTGTTAAAATGGGCCAACAGGTACTGGAGAGGTTAGGTTATGAGGTGACAACAAAGACGAGCAGTATAGAGGCGCTGGAACTTTTCCAGGAAAAACCCAATGAATTTGACCTGGTTATTACGGACATGACTATGCCAGACTTGACCGGTGAGAAATTGGCGGTTGAATTGATGAAAGTCCGACGCAATATCCCCGTAATAATCTGCACCGGATACAGCAAAAAGATTTCTGATGAAAAAGCCTCTGAATTTGGAATCAAAGCCTTTGCCTACAAGCCAATGGTGAAATCTGATTTGGCGAAAACAGTTCGAAAAGTGCTGGATGATGCCAAGGGCTAA
- a CDS encoding chemotaxis protein CheB, producing the protein MCLSNNAIVPESVNQKAKVVTMPTNANKALPPKANQKKKLVKEDPIVVGIGASAGGLETLEAFFRKMPTDSGMAFVIIQHLSPKHKSIMASLLAKHTQMAVGEIQDASALEPNCVYLNPPNKNVAIFNQVLHLMEPLKNGSINMPIDYFFRALSEDQKEKAIAVVLSGTASDGTLGIKAVKGEGGMVMVQDPDTAKYDGMPKSAIETGLVDFIVPVEQMPEKLINFIRHPIVKAPDKIFFGEISGRHQLQKILALIRGATGHDFSHYKDSTIQRRIERRLAVHLINSLPDYILFIQKNPDEAKILFKNMIIGVTSFFRDPKAYEVIERQALAKLIEAMHPEDTLRCWVVGCSTGEEAYSFAILISEAMEKFKKHINVQIFATDIDEAAIDDARRGIYPASIAGDVSEQRLRQFFIKEEGVFKIKKQIRDMVVFSLQSVIKDPPFSKLDLVSCRNLMIYLDTTLQKKMIPIFHYTLNPGGTLLLGSSETIGEFTDLFAPIDSKWKVYQRKEGFSSGIVDYSKGITDERSKGTGCKAGQQLPAPTDIQALAEKAILDGYAPSGVLVNDKYEILHFVGRTEKYLVPPTGKPSFNILTMARQDLKYKLTTALNKAFRDKTHTTQKGVRINLNGTFTVVDITVGPLSDKGDSKGLMLVVFEDTTPVPVTVGALDKKTKDKKQISEIKQLEQDLQSTREYLQSTIEELETSNEELKSTNEELQSVNEELQSTNEELETSKEELQSTNEELSTVNTELQNNVDELSKSSNDMNNLLAATEIASIFLDNQLYIKRFTPAAAGVIKLIQTDIGRPIGDLKTSFPKVDLADQAKAVLKDLNTISTEILSEGGIWYSLKMMPYRTVGNVIEGVVMTFINIHEVKRAGISRRLAVVLEDANDAIAVMDLKGQIKAWNKGAEAMYGYSESEALQMNYAALIPENCFDEINEITAKLREGENIKSFKSRRRTKDGNLLEIWLTATGLTDETGHPVEMAVTERDMAWLSKE; encoded by the coding sequence ATGTGTTTATCCAATAACGCTATTGTCCCGGAAAGCGTAAATCAAAAAGCTAAAGTGGTGACCATGCCAACAAATGCGAATAAAGCACTCCCCCCCAAAGCCAACCAGAAGAAAAAGCTGGTAAAAGAAGACCCTATAGTTGTCGGTATTGGTGCATCCGCCGGTGGCCTGGAAACCCTGGAAGCCTTTTTCCGCAAGATGCCGACGGATTCCGGCATGGCCTTTGTGATCATTCAGCATCTGAGTCCCAAGCATAAAAGCATCATGGCGTCGTTGCTGGCCAAACACACACAGATGGCCGTGGGTGAAATCCAAGACGCAAGCGCTCTTGAACCTAACTGTGTGTACCTCAATCCCCCCAATAAGAATGTGGCTATTTTCAACCAAGTCCTTCACCTGATGGAACCGCTTAAAAACGGTTCGATCAACATGCCGATCGATTATTTTTTTCGAGCACTTTCCGAAGATCAGAAAGAAAAGGCCATAGCCGTCGTTCTATCGGGTACGGCCTCGGATGGAACCCTGGGCATCAAGGCCGTCAAGGGTGAAGGCGGCATGGTCATGGTCCAGGACCCGGATACGGCCAAGTATGACGGCATGCCCAAAAGCGCCATTGAAACCGGCCTGGTCGATTTCATCGTTCCGGTGGAACAAATGCCGGAAAAGCTGATAAACTTTATCAGGCACCCAATTGTCAAGGCGCCCGATAAAATTTTTTTTGGTGAAATCAGCGGTCGACATCAGCTTCAAAAAATTTTAGCGTTGATCCGAGGTGCAACGGGCCACGATTTTTCCCACTACAAAGACAGCACCATCCAGCGGCGGATCGAGCGCCGCCTGGCGGTTCACCTGATCAATTCACTGCCCGACTACATCCTGTTCATTCAAAAAAATCCGGATGAAGCCAAGATCTTGTTCAAAAATATGATCATCGGGGTGACCAGCTTTTTCAGAGACCCGAAAGCATATGAGGTGATCGAAAGGCAGGCGCTTGCAAAATTGATAGAAGCCATGCATCCGGAAGACACTCTGCGCTGCTGGGTCGTGGGATGCTCCACCGGCGAAGAGGCGTATTCTTTTGCCATCCTCATCTCAGAGGCCATGGAGAAGTTCAAAAAGCATATTAATGTCCAGATATTTGCCACGGATATCGACGAGGCAGCCATTGATGATGCCCGAAGGGGGATTTATCCGGCCAGCATTGCCGGGGATGTTTCCGAACAGCGCCTGCGCCAGTTTTTCATAAAAGAAGAGGGCGTATTCAAAATCAAGAAGCAGATCCGGGATATGGTTGTTTTTTCCCTGCAAAGCGTCATCAAGGACCCGCCCTTTTCAAAGCTGGATCTGGTGAGCTGCCGGAACCTAATGATCTATCTAGACACGACACTTCAAAAAAAAATGATCCCGATATTCCATTACACCTTGAATCCGGGAGGGACTTTGCTGCTGGGGTCTTCCGAGACCATCGGGGAATTTACGGATCTGTTTGCGCCGATTGACTCCAAATGGAAAGTCTATCAGCGAAAAGAAGGCTTTTCGAGCGGCATTGTCGACTATTCAAAAGGAATCACAGACGAAAGATCAAAGGGCACCGGGTGCAAGGCCGGTCAGCAATTGCCAGCGCCAACCGATATCCAGGCATTAGCCGAAAAGGCGATACTGGACGGATACGCCCCTTCCGGTGTTTTGGTCAATGACAAGTACGAGATCCTGCATTTTGTCGGCCGGACGGAAAAATACCTGGTGCCACCCACAGGCAAACCCAGTTTCAATATTTTGACCATGGCCCGTCAGGATCTCAAATACAAATTGACGACCGCGCTGAACAAGGCGTTTCGAGATAAAACCCACACCACACAGAAGGGTGTCCGGATCAACCTGAACGGCACGTTCACAGTGGTTGACATCACCGTCGGACCTTTATCCGATAAGGGTGATTCCAAGGGTTTGATGCTTGTCGTGTTTGAAGACACCACACCCGTGCCCGTCACCGTCGGTGCATTGGATAAAAAAACCAAAGATAAAAAGCAGATTTCGGAAATCAAGCAGCTCGAACAGGATCTTCAATCCACACGGGAATATCTTCAGTCCACCATCGAAGAACTGGAAACCTCGAACGAGGAGCTCAAATCGACCAACGAAGAGCTGCAGTCGGTCAACGAGGAGCTTCAAAGCACCAATGAGGAGCTTGAAACCTCCAAGGAAGAGCTTCAATCCACCAACGAGGAGCTGTCCACGGTCAATACGGAGCTTCAAAACAATGTGGATGAACTGTCAAAGTCAAGCAATGACATGAACAATCTGCTGGCCGCTACCGAGATCGCCTCGATTTTTTTGGATAACCAACTTTACATCAAACGATTTACGCCTGCGGCAGCCGGGGTCATCAAATTGATACAAACCGATATCGGCAGGCCGATTGGCGACCTGAAAACCAGTTTTCCGAAGGTTGATCTGGCCGACCAGGCAAAAGCGGTTTTAAAAGATCTCAACACCATCAGCACTGAAATCTTGTCGGAAGGTGGTATCTGGTACTCACTGAAGATGATGCCCTACCGGACGGTTGGAAATGTGATCGAAGGGGTGGTGATGACCTTTATCAACATTCATGAGGTAAAAAGGGCAGGCATTTCCAGACGTCTGGCGGTTGTTTTGGAAGACGCCAACGACGCCATCGCAGTAATGGATCTCAAGGGACAGATTAAGGCCTGGAACAAAGGGGCGGAGGCCATGTACGGCTACAGCGAGTCCGAGGCCCTGCAAATGAATTATGCGGCACTGATTCCAGAGAATTGTTTCGATGAGATCAATGAAATTACCGCGAAGTTGCGTGAGGGTGAAAATATCAAATCATTTAAGAGTCGACGACGGACCAAAGACGGTAACCTGCTGGAGATCTGGCTGACCGCAACAGGGTTGACAGATGAAACCGGTCATCCTGTGGAGATGGCGGTCACGGAACGTGATATGGCCTGGCTGTCGAAAGAATAG